The following proteins are encoded in a genomic region of Phragmites australis chromosome 9, lpPhrAust1.1, whole genome shotgun sequence:
- the LOC133928019 gene encoding silicon efflux transporter LSI2-like gives MAPWHRASAPCHLFSWRSQGGRDLLVRTCAVSALASALFTNDTCCVVLTEFILKIARQNNLPLKPFILALASNTNIGSTATAIGNPQNLVIAIQSGISFGQFIFGILPDHCFHLECGVKCSNRNRAAARQRLLKNEAKKSISICMCLGKNYEFSSSQVVWICTRFIRLDEAQISWCLLGGILSCTF, from the exons ATGGCGCCGTGGCACCGCGCCAG TGCGCCGTGCCACCTGTTCTCGTGGCGGAGCCAGGGCGGCCGCGACCTGCTGGTGCGCACTTGCGCGGTGTCGGCGCTGGCGTCAGCGCTCTTCACCAACGATACCTGCTGCGTGGTGCTCACCGAGTTCATCCTCAAGATCGCGCGGCAGAACAACCTGCCGCTCAAGCCCTTCATCCTCGCGCTCGCCTCCAACACCAACATCGGCTCCACCGCCACGGCCATCGGCAACCCGCAGAACCTCGTCATCGCCATCCAGAGCGGCATCTCCTTCGGCCAGTTCATCTTCGGCATCCTCCCTGATCATTGTTTTCATCTGGAATGTGGCGTCAAATGTTCCAACCG GAATCGGGCTGCTGCTCGTCAGAGGCTACTGAAAAATGAAGCAAAGAAGAGCATATCAATATGTATGTGTCtaggaaaaaattatgaattttcgTCATCACAGGTCGTTTGGATTTGTACAAGATTCATTCGTTTGGACGAAGCACAGATATCATGGTGCTTGCTTGGCGGCATTTTGAGTTGTACATTTTAG